CACCATATGCTTCCCTGAAACTGGGTCCAGTGAGCCATTGATTAGTAGCAGGGGGCCGGGGTATTGCTTTAGGGCGTCGACCCAGCGCTGACGATGTTGGCGCCTGTCGCGCATATAACTGATTAGTTTATAGAGGAGCCGGTTGCCATTCTTATATTGGAGAATTTGCCACAAGTCTCGCAATTCTCTGCCAGAGGGTTGTGTGTCTGGTCCGAAAATGGCACTGAAGCTGCGGCAAAACTGTCGGTAACTCATCAGTTTGTTGATCAGGAAGCCTGCGGGAGAGAGCAGCAGTTTTTGTACGAAACGTGCTTGATGAGTTTCTGGAAATAGACCGCCGTTCAGCAAGCATGCTGAGGTATACCTCGTGGTACCACCGCTATTAGCTCTGGCGAGTAACTCTTGGGCAACGGTATCCCCATAGTCATGGGCCAGCAGGTGGACCTTGTTGATGTTTAAATGTTGCAGAAGAGCTTCATGTAAATCAGCTTGCCCATAGATACTGTAGTTATGCTGCTTGGGTTTGTCTGAGTAGCCGAATCCCAGCATATCCATAGCAATACAGCGATAGTGCTCTGTCAGTTGGGGCCATACCTTTTGCCAGTCATAACTACTGGTTGGAAAACCGTGAATCAAAAGCAGCACTGGTTTATGTCGGCAGCTTGGGTTGCTATCGACATAGAAGAGTTGGTGGTTTTGATAATCAAAAATCTTTCCGTTTGATAACCACTGCTGAGGCTGCATTGGCTGTTCCAGTTCTTATTGTTGTATTTGCTGTAAAGATTGCACGATGAGCGCGCAACCTCAAGCAGCGGCTATCAGGTGGAAAGTAATTATCCTGTTCCTTGCAATGCGTAAATCGCGGGCTTGTTGATTATCTTCCATACTGAAAGCAGGGTCACCGAGGCGGTTAGGCCGATAATAAGTAGTGGTGGTAGCAGCCAGCCCCAGAGGCTGGTTTCAATACTGAACTCGCTTTGCTCAAGCCAAAGCGCCAGAGGGACTAGGGCCAAAGCCGCTACAGCGATACCAATAACGACGGGAATCAGGCTATCGATCAGGGTGTGATAGAAAATCGTCGCTGGACGGGCGCCGATTGCCATGCGCACGCCAAGCTCTGTACGCCGCAGTTGTACACTGTAACTGAGTACTCCAAAGATACCGATGGCAGCGAGACTGAGTGCCAGTAACGTCAGGGCGGTGGTTACCCAAACTGACACCCGGTCATTGCTTAGGAGTAGGTCTCGCGCCTGCTCCAGGGAGAATAGCTCAGAAACTTTGTACTGCCTGTTTACTTGGGCAAATTCCCGATTTATTTCTGTGGTGCTGAGCGGTTGGTGAGGTTTATGCCTGAGTACGAGTAGGGGATAGCTCACGTTGATACCGCGCACAAATAAGCGGGCGGGTTCCTTTTTGCCGGGCAGGCTTGCGTTGCGTACTACACCGACCACTTGGTAGGGCAAGTCACCTCGCCAGTAGTAGCGATTGCCTAATACTTCTCCATCCGGCTCCAGTTGCTGGGCCAGGGTTTCGTTGACGAGCATCATGCGATTGTTATCGGAAAATTCAGCCGCATTGATATGGCGGCCAGCTATCAAAGGCATACGCAAAATGGAAAGGTAGTTTTCGTCGACCACTGTGGTCTTGGCCATCACCGGGTTTTGTCGGCTGGCATCATGACTCAGGGATGTGGTCCAGAGTGGCCGGCTGATGGAGATAGGAGTGTTTAGGCTCAGGCTGGCAATTTGTACTTTAGGGTGCTCCAGCAATCTTTGCCTGATGGCCTTCAGGTAACTCTCCCGTTCGGCAGCGGGGGCACTCCTAAGATTGCCGA
This DNA window, taken from Microbulbifer sp. VAAF005, encodes the following:
- a CDS encoding alpha/beta hydrolase, which codes for MQPQQWLSNGKIFDYQNHQLFYVDSNPSCRHKPVLLLIHGFPTSSYDWQKVWPQLTEHYRCIAMDMLGFGYSDKPKQHNYSIYGQADLHEALLQHLNINKVHLLAHDYGDTVAQELLARANSGGTTRYTSACLLNGGLFPETHQARFVQKLLLSPAGFLINKLMSYRQFCRSFSAIFGPDTQPSGRELRDLWQILQYKNGNRLLYKLISYMRDRRQHRQRWVDALKQYPGPLLLINGSLDPVSGKHMVDRFRQLIDRPADIIELGTIGHYPQWEAPTLLVSNYLKFIEAYSNKETQVSL